In Clostridia bacterium, the following are encoded in one genomic region:
- a CDS encoding DUF917 domain-containing protein, with protein MRTLDAQAIEDIALGAAVLGTGGGGDPFIGKLMALQTVEECGPIRLISLDEVPDDAVCVPIGMMGAPTVVVEKLPSGTEMESAFSLLSDFLGRPIDAAVPVEAGGLNSMIPLALAGRLGLPVVDGDGMGRAFPELQLSTFHLAGVEATPMVIADEKGNSVILKATDAFAGERIARANCVVMGGYVMATAYTMTGAQVKRAAIGGIVTFSEEIGRTLRTAAHRGLDPIEELLRVTRGHRLFHGKIV; from the coding sequence CTGCGGACACTTGACGCACAAGCGATCGAGGACATCGCCCTCGGCGCGGCGGTGCTGGGCACCGGGGGCGGCGGCGACCCGTTCATCGGCAAGCTGATGGCGCTGCAGACGGTCGAGGAGTGCGGCCCGATTCGGCTCATCAGCCTGGACGAGGTCCCGGACGACGCCGTCTGCGTGCCGATCGGCATGATGGGCGCGCCGACCGTGGTGGTGGAGAAGCTGCCGAGCGGGACGGAGATGGAGAGCGCGTTCTCGCTCCTCTCCGACTTCCTCGGCCGCCCGATCGACGCGGCGGTACCCGTGGAGGCGGGCGGGCTCAACTCGATGATCCCGCTCGCGCTGGCTGGCCGGCTGGGGCTGCCGGTCGTCGACGGCGACGGCATGGGCCGCGCGTTCCCGGAGCTGCAGCTGTCGACGTTCCACCTCGCCGGCGTCGAGGCGACGCCGATGGTGATCGCGGACGAGAAGGGCAACAGCGTGATCCTCAAGGCCACGGACGCCTTCGCCGGGGAGCGCATCGCGCGGGCGAACTGCGTCGTGATGGGCGGCTACGTGATGGCGACGGCTTACACGATGACGGGCGCACAGGTGAAGCGGGCGGCCATCGGCGGCATCGTGACGTTCAGCGAGGAGATCGGCCGGACGCTGCGCACGGCGGCGCACCGCGGCCTCGACCCGATCGAGGAGCTCCTGCGCGTGACGCGGGGGCACCGGCTGTTCCACGGCAAGATCGT